In Bombus huntii isolate Logan2020A chromosome 3, iyBomHunt1.1, whole genome shotgun sequence, a single genomic region encodes these proteins:
- the LOC126863933 gene encoding estradiol 17-beta-dehydrogenase 11-like — MSLLADVANVIGFLILTVGFIIKNTIRLFIPEKYKMKSIAGEIALVTGGGGVLGRLVTLRLANLGAIVVIWDVNKAGIEETVKLVKSAGGICYGYVCDLCDREDIYKKAEQVKKEVGKVTILINNAGIGNGYRLLDTPDNLIIRTMEVNVMSHFWTTKAFLPSMIEDNRGHIVSIASMAGHIGVSHLVSYCTSKFAAIGFDEALHMELVAEGYNINSTVVCPFFIRSTGMFDNVSTRYLPRLTPNDVADRIISAIRCNEKVAIVPGYLCILLILKWAFPWECAGMLVRGLLLNKIHPSDSSSPPAKKEEEIIPTMLPKDPDTTVIHQQLTRRISSSERKP; from the exons ATGTCTCTTCTCGCCGACGTCGCAAACGTGATCGGTTTCCTGATCCTCACGGTAGGATTCATCATCAAGAATACCATCAGATTATTTATCCCGGAGAAGTATAAGATGAAGAGTATAGCTGGAGAGATTGCTTTGGTGACTGGGGGTGGTGGCGTCTTGGGAAGGCTTGTCACTCTCAGGCTAGCTAATCTGGGCGCCATCGTTGTCATCTGGGACGTTAATAAGGCTG GTATCGAGGAGACTGTCAAACTGGTGAAATCCGCAGGTGGTATCTGTTATGGTTATGTTTGCGACCTATGCGATCGGGAGGATATTTACAAGAAAGCAGAGCAAGTCAAGAAAGAAGTTGGAAAG GTAACCATTCTGATAAACAATGCAGGTATAGGAAATGGCTATAGACTTTTGGACACGCCGGACAACCTTATTATTCGAACAATGGAAGTTAACGTAATGAGTCACTTTTGG ACAACAAAGGCGTTCTTGCCTTCGATGATAGAAGATAACAGAGGTCATATTGTGAGCATTGCAAGTATGGCTGGACATATAGGAGTGTCACATTTGGTGAGTTATTGCACCTCAAAATTCGCGGCGATTGGATTCGACGAAGCTCTTCATATGGAGCTAGTT GCTGAAGGATATAACATTAATAGCACAGTGGTATGCCCATTTTTCATTCGAAGCACCGGCATGTTTGATAACGTTTCAACAAG ATATTTGCCGAGGCTCACTCCGAACGACGTGGCGGATCGAATCATCTCCGCTATACGATGCAACGAAAAAGTTGCTATAGTACCTGGTTATCTTTGCATTTTGCTCATTCTGAAATG GGCATTTCCGTGGGAATGTGCGGGCATGCTGGTACGAGGTTTACTTTTAAATAAGATTCACCCATCAGACTCATCATCTCCTCCTGccaagaaagaagaagaaattattcCTACTATGTTGCCCAAAGATCCGGACACCACAGTTATTCATCAACAATTGACCAGACGTATTTCCAGTTCCGAAAGGAAACCATAA